A stretch of Castanea sativa cultivar Marrone di Chiusa Pesio chromosome 2, ASM4071231v1 DNA encodes these proteins:
- the LOC142624211 gene encoding uncharacterized protein LOC142624211 isoform X1 codes for MRHALFLASKRGVKLQAQDIREINKMEIKLRPYQLSDVDDFMEWACDDQIIRTSKLRYYTSREDALDYLKEVAIPHPWYRAICLEGRPIGFICVKPGSNYEICRGQISYALGSKYWNKGITTVAVKLVISSVFEEFPHMERLEGFVNVEIKASQRVLEKVGFQKEGVLRKYVIVHGKTIDVIMYSFLKTDQTN; via the exons ATGCGACATGCTTTATTTTTAGCTTCAAAGAGGGGAGTGAAG CTACAGGCCCAAGATATTAGAGAGATTAATAAGATGGAAATCAAACTACGCCCCTACCAATTATCTGATGTGGATGACTTCATGGAATGGGCATGCGATGATCAAATCATTCGCACGAGCAAACTAAGGTACTACACTTCAAGAGAAGATGCACTTGATTATCTTAAGGAAGTTGCCATTCCTCACCCATGGTACCGGGCCATATGCTTGGAGGGCCGTCCAATTGGATTCATATGTGTCAAACCAGGGTCTAACTATGAGATATGTAGAGGGCAAATCAGCTATGCTCTTGGATCAAAGTATTGGAACAAAGGTATAACCACAGTCGCAGTGAAATTGGTTATTTCTAGTGTGTTTGAAGAATTTCCACATATGGAGAGATTGGAAGGCTTTGTTAATGTGGAAATTAAGGCCTCACAAAGGGTTTTGGAAAAGGTAGGGTTTCAAAAGGAAGGTGTACTTAGGAAATATGTTATTGTCCATGGGAAGACTATTGATGTTATTATGTATAGCTTTTTAAAAACTGATCAAACTAATTGA
- the LOC142624211 gene encoding uncharacterized protein LOC142624211 isoform X2 translates to MRHALFLASKRGVKAQDIREINKMEIKLRPYQLSDVDDFMEWACDDQIIRTSKLRYYTSREDALDYLKEVAIPHPWYRAICLEGRPIGFICVKPGSNYEICRGQISYALGSKYWNKGITTVAVKLVISSVFEEFPHMERLEGFVNVEIKASQRVLEKVGFQKEGVLRKYVIVHGKTIDVIMYSFLKTDQTN, encoded by the exons ATGCGACATGCTTTATTTTTAGCTTCAAAGAGGGGAGTGAAG GCCCAAGATATTAGAGAGATTAATAAGATGGAAATCAAACTACGCCCCTACCAATTATCTGATGTGGATGACTTCATGGAATGGGCATGCGATGATCAAATCATTCGCACGAGCAAACTAAGGTACTACACTTCAAGAGAAGATGCACTTGATTATCTTAAGGAAGTTGCCATTCCTCACCCATGGTACCGGGCCATATGCTTGGAGGGCCGTCCAATTGGATTCATATGTGTCAAACCAGGGTCTAACTATGAGATATGTAGAGGGCAAATCAGCTATGCTCTTGGATCAAAGTATTGGAACAAAGGTATAACCACAGTCGCAGTGAAATTGGTTATTTCTAGTGTGTTTGAAGAATTTCCACATATGGAGAGATTGGAAGGCTTTGTTAATGTGGAAATTAAGGCCTCACAAAGGGTTTTGGAAAAGGTAGGGTTTCAAAAGGAAGGTGTACTTAGGAAATATGTTATTGTCCATGGGAAGACTATTGATGTTATTATGTATAGCTTTTTAAAAACTGATCAAACTAATTGA
- the LOC142624211 gene encoding uncharacterized protein LOC142624211 isoform X3 — protein MEIKLRPYQLSDVDDFMEWACDDQIIRTSKLRYYTSREDALDYLKEVAIPHPWYRAICLEGRPIGFICVKPGSNYEICRGQISYALGSKYWNKGITTVAVKLVISSVFEEFPHMERLEGFVNVEIKASQRVLEKVGFQKEGVLRKYVIVHGKTIDVIMYSFLKTDQTN, from the coding sequence ATGGAAATCAAACTACGCCCCTACCAATTATCTGATGTGGATGACTTCATGGAATGGGCATGCGATGATCAAATCATTCGCACGAGCAAACTAAGGTACTACACTTCAAGAGAAGATGCACTTGATTATCTTAAGGAAGTTGCCATTCCTCACCCATGGTACCGGGCCATATGCTTGGAGGGCCGTCCAATTGGATTCATATGTGTCAAACCAGGGTCTAACTATGAGATATGTAGAGGGCAAATCAGCTATGCTCTTGGATCAAAGTATTGGAACAAAGGTATAACCACAGTCGCAGTGAAATTGGTTATTTCTAGTGTGTTTGAAGAATTTCCACATATGGAGAGATTGGAAGGCTTTGTTAATGTGGAAATTAAGGCCTCACAAAGGGTTTTGGAAAAGGTAGGGTTTCAAAAGGAAGGTGTACTTAGGAAATATGTTATTGTCCATGGGAAGACTATTGATGTTATTATGTATAGCTTTTTAAAAACTGATCAAACTAATTGA